One window from the genome of Flavobacterium agricola encodes:
- the murC gene encoding UDP-N-acetylmuramate--L-alanine ligase — protein sequence MKLANIENVYFVGIGGIGMSAIARYFKNIGKNVAGYDKTPTQLTQELIAEGIEIHFTDNCDLIAPQYKNQANTLVVYTPAVPKNHSELNYFLDHGFEVKKRAEVLGIITKDTFCFAVAGTHGKTTTSSILGHILYACGADVTAFLGGIAENYQTNLIGNGKTVTVVEADEFDRSFLQLHPNLACVTSMDADHLDIYGDEQHVIDSFNEFANKVDANHLFINQGVPLQAITIGINDDSNFKATNVRIENGWYVFTIVTPTQQINNVKFALPGHHNLTNALIAFAMAYTYGIDSEKIVAALATFKGVRRRFSYQIRSEKFVFIDDYAHHPTEINAVHQAVRELYPGKKVLAVFQPHLYSRTRDFIDGFAESLAKFDHLFLLDIYPARELPIEGVTGQWLLDKVDNTNKKLVAKNELIDAIVKADFDVLVTIGAGDIGEMIHDIKKALDAKKN from the coding sequence ATGAAGTTAGCTAATATTGAAAATGTATATTTTGTAGGAATTGGCGGAATCGGAATGAGCGCTATTGCCCGATATTTTAAAAATATTGGTAAAAATGTTGCGGGTTACGATAAAACACCAACGCAATTAACACAAGAATTAATTGCTGAAGGAATTGAAATTCATTTTACTGATAATTGCGATTTAATTGCACCCCAATATAAAAATCAAGCCAATACATTGGTTGTTTATACGCCGGCTGTACCAAAAAATCATAGTGAATTAAATTATTTTTTAGATCACGGTTTCGAGGTTAAAAAACGTGCCGAAGTTTTAGGAATTATTACTAAAGATACGTTTTGTTTTGCTGTGGCAGGTACGCACGGTAAAACTACAACATCAAGTATTTTAGGTCATATTTTATATGCTTGTGGCGCTGATGTTACTGCTTTTTTAGGCGGAATTGCTGAAAACTACCAAACCAATTTAATTGGTAACGGAAAAACGGTTACCGTGGTTGAAGCCGATGAATTTGATCGATCGTTTTTACAACTGCATCCTAATTTAGCTTGCGTTACATCTATGGATGCCGATCATTTAGATATTTATGGTGATGAGCAACATGTAATTGATTCGTTTAACGAATTTGCAAACAAAGTAGACGCAAATCATTTGTTTATTAATCAAGGCGTTCCGTTGCAAGCCATAACTATTGGAATTAATGACGATTCTAATTTTAAAGCAACAAATGTTAGAATAGAAAATGGTTGGTATGTATTTACCATTGTAACACCAACTCAGCAAATAAACAATGTAAAGTTTGCCTTACCTGGGCATCATAACTTAACCAATGCTTTAATTGCTTTTGCTATGGCGTACACGTACGGAATTGATTCAGAAAAAATTGTTGCTGCATTAGCTACGTTTAAAGGGGTTCGTCGCAGATTTTCATACCAAATACGTTCTGAAAAATTTGTGTTTATTGATGATTATGCACATCATCCAACCGAAATTAATGCGGTGCACCAAGCAGTTCGCGAATTGTACCCAGGTAAAAAAGTGTTAGCTGTATTTCAGCCGCATTTGTATTCGCGCACACGCGATTTTATTGATGGCTTTGCCGAATCGCTTGCCAAATTCGATCATTTGTTTTTGTTAGATATTTATCCCGCTCGCGAATTACCTATTGAGGGCGTTACCGGGCAATGGTTATTAGATAAAGTTGATAACACAAATAAAAAATTAGTTGCTAAAAACGAATTGATTGATGCAATTGTAAAGGCTGATTTTGATGTGCTGGTAACCATTGGTGCGGGTGATATTGGTGAAATGATTCATGATATTAAAAAAGCTTTAGATGCTAAAAAAAATTAA
- the murG gene encoding undecaprenyldiphospho-muramoylpentapeptide beta-N-acetylglucosaminyltransferase: MSKKYKILISGGGTGGHIYPAIAIANEIKSQFPDADLLFVGAKDKMEMQKVPQAGYAIKGLWISGIQRKLTLSNLMFPFKLISSLWKSYGILRQFKPDVVVGTGGFASGAVMQVANWMHIPTVIQEQNSYPGITNKLLAKKAKAICVAYPDLERFFPKQLIRITGNPVRSDIATSQSVKQQALQNFQLEPNKKTLVVLGGSLGARAINVLVANNLEFFKNQNLQVLWQCGKFYFNEYKKYNDPANGIQVLDFIERMDLVYAAADFIISRSGASSVSELALVAKPTIFIPSPNVAEDHQTKNAQAIVDQQAALLIKEKDLENSFKPIFQNLIQNTELQQSMSSKFKSLAKPNATKEIVKNIIELI, encoded by the coding sequence ATGAGTAAAAAATATAAAATATTAATAAGCGGTGGTGGTACAGGCGGACATATTTATCCGGCAATTGCCATTGCTAACGAAATAAAAAGTCAGTTTCCTGACGCCGATTTGCTTTTTGTTGGAGCAAAAGATAAAATGGAAATGCAAAAAGTACCGCAAGCGGGCTATGCAATTAAAGGCCTTTGGATTAGTGGAATTCAACGCAAGTTAACGCTAAGCAACCTTATGTTTCCTTTCAAGTTAATTTCAAGCTTATGGAAATCGTATGGTATCCTACGTCAATTTAAACCCGATGTAGTTGTTGGTACGGGTGGTTTTGCTAGCGGAGCTGTAATGCAGGTTGCAAACTGGATGCATATTCCAACGGTAATTCAAGAGCAAAACTCATATCCGGGCATTACAAATAAACTTTTAGCTAAAAAAGCAAAAGCTATTTGTGTTGCGTATCCAGATTTAGAGCGCTTTTTTCCGAAACAGCTGATTCGTATAACAGGTAATCCGGTACGTTCAGATATTGCGACAAGCCAATCGGTAAAGCAACAAGCGCTTCAAAACTTTCAGCTTGAACCTAATAAAAAAACACTTGTTGTTTTAGGCGGAAGTTTAGGTGCACGTGCTATAAATGTTTTGGTAGCAAATAATTTAGAATTTTTTAAAAATCAAAATTTACAAGTGCTTTGGCAATGTGGTAAATTTTATTTTAACGAATATAAAAAGTACAACGATCCGGCAAACGGCATTCAAGTACTCGATTTTATTGAAAGAATGGATTTAGTTTATGCTGCTGCAGATTTTATTATTTCACGTTCGGGCGCATCATCGGTTTCAGAATTAGCTTTAGTAGCAAAACCTACTATTTTTATTCCGTCACCAAACGTTGCCGAAGATCATCAAACTAAAAATGCTCAAGCAATTGTTGATCAGCAAGCTGCACTTTTAATAAAAGAAAAAGATTTAGAAAATAGTTTTAAACCTATTTTTCAGAATCTAATTCAAAATACCGAGTTGCAACAAAGCATGAGCAGTAAGTTTAAAAGCTTAGCCAAGCCCAATGCAACCAAAGAAATTGTAAAAAATATAATAGAATTAATTTAA
- a CDS encoding cell division protein FtsQ/DivIB produces the protein MLKKIKWIDVRLILLFGVIYFLYSFSADKNASRRELQTRIDFVGEDNVYITESEVNKIIHENLSFKSNLDKNYKALHELENVLQNNDKIETVHVYKTIEGILVAQILQKEPVGRVFANGDSFYLDRNGNTMNTTSNYAARVPIVTGEINETTLKDVNFLLQKIHSDDFLKKSIIGVKIFPSRSVILTDRNFDFQIIFGNVTEVDKKFNNYKAFIQHTLQDSIVNNYKEVNLKFTQQVVCSK, from the coding sequence ATGCTAAAAAAAATTAAATGGATTGACGTTAGGTTAATTTTATTATTCGGAGTAATTTATTTTTTATATTCTTTTTCGGCTGATAAAAATGCCAGTCGCAGAGAATTACAAACACGTATTGATTTTGTAGGCGAAGATAACGTGTACATTACCGAATCTGAAGTAAACAAAATCATTCATGAAAATTTATCATTTAAAAGCAATTTAGATAAAAATTACAAGGCATTACATGAACTAGAAAATGTGTTGCAAAACAACGATAAAATAGAAACGGTTCATGTTTATAAAACCATAGAAGGTATTTTAGTTGCCCAAATATTGCAGAAAGAACCCGTAGGTAGGGTGTTTGCCAACGGAGATTCGTTTTACTTGGATAGAAATGGAAACACCATGAACACAACAAGTAATTATGCAGCTCGAGTGCCCATTGTAACTGGGGAAATTAACGAAACAACCCTTAAAGATGTTAATTTTTTGTTACAAAAGATACATTCTGATGATTTTTTGAAAAAAAGTATAATTGGAGTTAAGATTTTTCCTTCACGAAGTGTTATCTTAACAGACAGAAACTTCGATTTTCAAATTATTTTCGGAAATGTAACCGAAGTAGATAAAAAATTTAATAATTACAAAGCTTTTATACAACATACATTGCAAGATTCAATTGTAAACAACTACAAAGAAGTGAATTTAAAATTTACCCAACAAGTAGTTTGCAGTAAATAA
- a CDS encoding UDP-N-acetylmuramoyl-L-alanyl-D-glutamate--2,6-diaminopimelate ligase: MKVLKDILYKVAIQAVHGSTHIEINKIVFDSRNVNAHDVFVAIKGTLTDGHLYIDKAIALGAKAIICEQLPEQLQQQITYVVVQNASEALAYMSANYYNEPSSKLKLVGVTGTNGKTTVATLLYQLFTNAGYKVGLISTVKILVHTTEYKTNHTTPDSVLINYYLNEMVTQGCEFCFMEVSSIGIDQHRTTALDFAGGIFTNLSHDHLDYHHSFAAYRDAKKAFFDQLSKNAFAITNADDKNGALMLQNTAAKKFNYAIKTYANYQAKILENHFSGLLLRIDNHEVWSKLVGNFNAYNLLAIYATAINLGLPQAEVLRLISELNSVTGRFQYVVSPNQITAIVDYAHTPDALENVLKTIKEIRTKNENIITVVGCGGDRDKTKRPEMAKIAAQYSNKVIFTSDNPRTENPQTILDEMEKGVPAEYFNKTLSILDRKQAIKAACQMANAKDIILIAGKGHETYQEINGVRHDFDDFKIVTEFLFVNQ, from the coding sequence GTGAAAGTATTAAAAGACATATTATATAAAGTTGCCATTCAGGCAGTGCATGGATCAACACATATCGAAATCAATAAAATTGTTTTCGATTCTAGAAACGTGAATGCGCATGATGTGTTTGTTGCTATTAAAGGAACATTAACCGACGGGCATCTTTATATTGATAAAGCAATTGCTTTAGGTGCAAAAGCCATAATATGTGAGCAGCTTCCGGAGCAGTTACAACAACAAATAACATATGTTGTGGTACAAAATGCAAGCGAAGCTTTGGCTTATATGAGCGCAAATTATTACAACGAGCCGTCAAGCAAATTAAAATTAGTTGGCGTAACGGGTACCAACGGCAAAACAACGGTAGCAACTTTGTTGTATCAATTGTTTACCAATGCGGGGTATAAAGTCGGTCTTATTTCTACTGTAAAAATATTGGTTCATACTACCGAATATAAAACCAATCATACCACGCCCGATAGCGTTTTAATAAATTATTATTTAAACGAAATGGTAACTCAGGGCTGCGAATTTTGTTTTATGGAAGTAAGCTCGATCGGAATTGATCAGCATCGTACAACAGCTTTAGATTTTGCTGGCGGAATTTTCACCAATCTTTCGCACGATCATTTAGATTATCACCATTCGTTTGCGGCGTACCGCGATGCTAAAAAAGCATTTTTTGATCAGTTATCTAAAAATGCTTTTGCAATTACCAATGCAGATGATAAAAATGGTGCGTTAATGTTACAAAACACAGCAGCTAAAAAATTTAATTACGCCATTAAAACGTATGCAAATTATCAAGCAAAAATTTTAGAAAATCATTTTTCAGGTTTGTTGTTACGAATCGACAATCACGAAGTTTGGTCTAAACTGGTAGGTAATTTTAATGCATATAATTTATTAGCTATTTATGCTACGGCGATAAATTTAGGTTTACCTCAAGCCGAAGTCTTGCGATTAATAAGCGAATTAAATAGCGTTACAGGGCGTTTTCAATATGTTGTTTCGCCAAATCAAATCACAGCAATTGTAGATTATGCACATACGCCAGATGCGCTAGAAAATGTGTTAAAAACAATTAAAGAAATTAGAACAAAGAACGAAAATATAATTACGGTGGTTGGTTGCGGTGGCGACCGTGACAAAACTAAAAGACCGGAAATGGCAAAAATTGCTGCACAATATAGCAATAAGGTAATTTTTACGTCAGATAATCCGCGTACCGAAAATCCACAAACCATTTTAGATGAAATGGAAAAAGGAGTACCGGCCGAATATTTTAATAAAACCTTGAGCATTTTAGACCGAAAACAAGCTATTAAAGCCGCGTGTCAAATGGCAAATGCAAAAGATATTATTTTAATTGCCGGCAAAGGGCATGAAACGTATCAAGAAATTAATGGCGTGCGCCATGATTTTGATGATTTTAAAATTGTAACTGAATTTTTATTTGTAAACCAATAA
- a CDS encoding penicillin-binding protein: protein MGVNKKSSFSTGRLVLVVAFILIIALGVLYRLFLIVGPEGEDYREIARSRTIREIEVPANRGNVYSADGSLLATSVPKYTISFDAVAPSTENFTKYSAGLADSLSVMLGGHRLDWLEKLRKARSAGKRYYFITRNLSFTDYSRIKKFPLFNLGANKGGIIVETKTIREHPMGKIAERTIGDYRTNADGTINPIGIEGSFNKELSGENGFQLMQKFARSQWKPISDFNYKEPVDGYDIVSTIDVYIQDIAHHALLKQLVKYDADHGSVVVMETKTGEVKAIANLGRGSLGQYYERMNYAVGEIQDPGSTFKLFSMMALLDDKKVDTAQVFDSFDGTYKIHGYSVRDSNRRGYGKISLGKGFEKSSNTVIVQAVYDAYKDNPSQFVNRMNDMGLNKPLGIPIVGEGKPLIPQPTDKTWSSISLPWMAYGYGINLTPLQMLTFYNAVANDGEMIKPLFVKEIKKWNKSIKKFDKEIIHPKVCSDETLAQLKDLLKRAVEHGTGKSLYSPNFSMAGKTGTAQVDYHKGDNQMYYASSFAGFFPAENPKYSCVVVIHKPNPKRGYYGGDVAGPVFKRIAQKIFTDVPSTNEIVKINEVVDKQKLEYDKYTQLQANAKTVPNLKGVAGMDAIAILENLGFKVKLSGNPTGKVKKQSLAPGSKIVPNTTIILEFA from the coding sequence ATGGGAGTAAATAAAAAAAGCTCTTTTAGTACCGGACGTTTAGTACTAGTTGTTGCATTTATTTTAATAATTGCTTTGGGCGTATTATACAGATTGTTTTTAATTGTTGGACCCGAAGGTGAAGATTATCGTGAAATTGCTCGAAGCCGAACCATTCGCGAAATAGAAGTTCCTGCAAATCGTGGAAATGTTTATTCTGCCGACGGAAGCTTATTAGCAACATCGGTCCCAAAATATACCATAAGCTTTGATGCTGTAGCACCAAGTACCGAAAATTTTACAAAGTACTCGGCAGGTTTGGCAGATTCGTTGTCGGTAATGTTAGGTGGGCACCGATTAGATTGGTTAGAAAAATTACGTAAAGCACGTAGCGCTGGTAAAAGGTACTATTTTATAACACGTAATTTAAGTTTTACTGATTATTCCCGCATTAAAAAGTTTCCGCTTTTTAATCTTGGCGCCAATAAAGGCGGAATAATTGTAGAAACTAAAACCATTCGCGAGCATCCAATGGGTAAAATTGCCGAAAGGACAATTGGTGATTACCGAACAAATGCAGACGGAACCATTAATCCAATCGGGATTGAAGGTTCTTTTAATAAAGAATTAAGTGGTGAAAATGGTTTTCAATTGATGCAAAAATTTGCACGTTCACAATGGAAACCCATCAGTGATTTTAACTATAAAGAACCGGTAGATGGTTACGATATTGTTTCAACCATTGATGTTTACATACAAGATATTGCTCATCATGCGCTTTTAAAGCAATTAGTTAAGTATGATGCAGATCACGGCTCGGTGGTGGTTATGGAAACCAAAACGGGCGAAGTAAAAGCTATTGCCAATTTAGGCCGCGGATCTTTAGGACAATATTATGAAAGAATGAATTACGCCGTGGGCGAAATTCAGGATCCAGGTTCAACCTTTAAGCTATTTTCTATGATGGCTTTGTTAGATGATAAAAAGGTTGATACCGCTCAGGTCTTTGATAGTTTTGATGGAACGTATAAAATACACGGTTATTCGGTTCGAGATTCCAACCGCCGCGGATATGGTAAAATATCATTAGGTAAAGGATTCGAAAAATCGTCAAATACCGTAATAGTTCAAGCCGTTTATGATGCGTACAAGGATAATCCGAGTCAATTTGTAAACCGAATGAATGATATGGGGCTAAATAAACCGTTAGGAATTCCGATTGTGGGAGAAGGTAAACCGCTTATTCCACAGCCAACAGATAAAACTTGGTCAAGCATTTCTTTACCATGGATGGCATACGGATACGGAATTAATTTAACGCCTTTGCAAATGTTAACTTTTTACAATGCCGTTGCAAACGATGGAGAAATGATTAAACCTTTGTTTGTGAAAGAAATTAAAAAGTGGAACAAAAGCATTAAAAAGTTTGATAAAGAAATCATTCATCCCAAAGTTTGTTCAGACGAAACTTTGGCTCAGTTGAAAGATTTGTTAAAACGAGCTGTAGAACACGGAACCGGTAAAAGTTTGTATTCGCCTAATTTTTCAATGGCAGGTAAAACCGGAACCGCTCAGGTTGATTACCATAAAGGAGATAATCAAATGTACTACGCCTCATCTTTTGCTGGGTTTTTTCCGGCAGAAAACCCAAAATATTCGTGCGTGGTGGTTATTCATAAACCAAATCCAAAACGTGGTTATTATGGTGGTGATGTAGCAGGCCCGGTTTTTAAACGAATTGCTCAAAAAATATTTACTGATGTACCTTCTACCAATGAAATTGTGAAGATTAATGAGGTAGTAGATAAACAAAAGTTAGAATACGATAAATACACCCAATTGCAAGCCAATGCTAAAACGGTGCCTAATTTAAAAGGCGTAGCAGGTATGGATGCAATTGCAATTTTAGAAAATTTAGGTTTTAAAGTTAAACTGTCTGGTAACCCAACCGGTAAAGTTAAAAAGCAATCTTTAGCTCCTGGATCTAAAATTGTTCCAAACACAACAATAATATTAGAATTTGCGTGA
- the mraY gene encoding phospho-N-acetylmuramoyl-pentapeptide-transferase: protein MLYYLFDYLHKVTDLPGTGVFRYITFRSGLAIILSLLISTIFGKTIINYLRKLQIGETVRELGLQGQTEKAGTPTMGGLIIILATLVPVLLLAKLNNVYIILMIITTVWMGIIGFLDDYIKVFKKDKEGLKGRFKVIGQIGLGLIVGFILYFHPAVTVRMDTAKPTTVLTQTSNVITDASISGPVKMYAEKSTATTIPFFKNNEFDYADLLVWLGDGYENYAWIIFIPVVIFIITAVSNGANLTDGIDGLAAGTSAISVLALGVFAFVSGNIVFSNYLNIMYIPNIGELSIFIAAFVGALVGFLWYNTYPAQVFMGDTGSLTIGGIIAVLAIAVRKELLIPILCGIFLVENLSVVMQVTYFKFTKKKYGEGRRIFLMAPLHHHFQKKGLHESKIVSRFWIVAIFLAIFSLVSLKLR, encoded by the coding sequence ATGCTTTATTATTTATTTGATTATTTACATAAAGTGACCGATTTACCAGGAACTGGGGTTTTTAGATACATAACCTTTCGTTCGGGTTTAGCCATCATTTTATCCTTATTAATTTCTACCATTTTTGGTAAAACAATTATTAACTATTTGCGCAAGTTGCAAATTGGCGAAACCGTTCGCGAATTAGGTTTACAAGGACAAACAGAAAAAGCAGGAACCCCTACAATGGGTGGGCTAATCATTATTTTAGCAACCTTAGTTCCGGTTTTATTATTAGCTAAGCTAAATAACGTTTATATTATTTTAATGATTATTACCACCGTTTGGATGGGAATCATTGGTTTTTTAGACGATTATATTAAAGTATTTAAAAAAGATAAAGAAGGATTAAAAGGCCGATTTAAAGTAATTGGTCAAATAGGTTTAGGTTTAATTGTTGGGTTTATTTTGTATTTCCATCCTGCCGTAACAGTTAGAATGGATACAGCAAAACCAACAACGGTTTTAACTCAAACATCAAATGTAATTACAGACGCAAGTATTTCTGGCCCTGTAAAAATGTACGCCGAAAAATCAACTGCAACAACCATTCCGTTCTTTAAAAATAATGAATTTGATTATGCTGATTTATTAGTTTGGTTAGGAGATGGGTATGAAAATTATGCTTGGATCATTTTTATTCCAGTTGTAATTTTTATCATTACAGCCGTTTCTAACGGTGCCAATTTAACCGATGGGATTGATGGCTTAGCAGCCGGAACATCGGCCATATCGGTTTTAGCATTAGGTGTTTTTGCCTTTGTTTCTGGTAACATTGTTTTTTCAAATTACCTTAACATTATGTACATCCCTAACATTGGTGAACTCAGTATTTTTATCGCCGCCTTTGTAGGTGCCTTAGTTGGTTTTTTATGGTACAACACCTATCCAGCTCAGGTTTTTATGGGAGATACCGGAAGTTTAACCATTGGTGGTATTATTGCAGTTTTAGCAATTGCTGTTCGTAAAGAACTTTTAATACCAATTTTATGTGGAATATTTTTAGTAGAAAACTTGTCAGTAGTAATGCAAGTAACCTATTTTAAATTTACGAAAAAGAAATATGGCGAAGGGCGACGCATTTTTTTAATGGCACCGTTACATCACCATTTTCAGAAAAAAGGATTGCATGAAAGTAAAATTGTTTCACGCTTTTGGATTGTAGCAATTTTCTTAGCAATTTTTTCATTAGTTTCTCTTAAGCTGCGCTAA
- the murD gene encoding UDP-N-acetylmuramoyl-L-alanine--D-glutamate ligase yields the protein MKKLVVLGGGESGVGTAILGQKLGYQVFVSDFGTILDKYKKELDVHHIAWEEKQHSESVILAADLVMKSPGIPDKAPIVQKLIANQIQIVSEIEIASQHSKAQVIGITGSNGKTTTTLLTHFIMEQAGIDAGLAGNIGMSYAQQVAENDKAIYVLELSSFQLDGIVNFAPNIAVLANLSPDHLDRYHYNYDEYIAAKFRITENQTASDFFIYDADDVEIQRWFKTHQTQAKKLPFSLTQKFNEGAFLENNQMVVVINQKRFTMSTDNLSVKGKHNLKNAMAAATVAKILDIQDESLRSSLANFNGAEHRLEKVLKIQNVQYINDSKATNVNAVFFALDSMTTPTVWIVGGVDKGNDYLELMPLVREKVKAIVCLGVDNKKIIETFKDVIDTIVETDSMDECVKTAHALAEPGDTVLLSPACASFDLFESYEDRGRKFKNAVQNL from the coding sequence ATGAAAAAGTTGGTTGTTTTAGGCGGTGGCGAAAGCGGAGTTGGAACGGCTATTTTAGGTCAAAAATTAGGCTATCAAGTTTTTGTGTCTGATTTCGGAACTATTTTAGATAAATATAAAAAAGAACTTGATGTGCATCATATTGCGTGGGAAGAAAAGCAACATTCTGAATCGGTTATTTTAGCTGCTGATTTGGTAATGAAAAGTCCAGGAATTCCTGACAAAGCGCCCATTGTTCAAAAATTGATTGCAAATCAAATACAAATTGTTTCAGAAATAGAAATTGCTTCTCAACATTCCAAAGCGCAAGTAATTGGAATAACCGGAAGCAATGGTAAAACAACCACCACGTTGTTAACCCATTTTATTATGGAACAAGCCGGAATAGATGCAGGTTTAGCCGGAAATATTGGAATGAGTTATGCACAACAAGTTGCTGAAAATGATAAAGCCATTTATGTGCTCGAGTTAAGTAGTTTTCAGTTAGACGGAATAGTAAATTTCGCTCCCAATATTGCTGTGTTAGCCAATTTAAGTCCAGATCATTTAGATCGATATCATTACAATTATGACGAATATATCGCTGCTAAATTTAGAATTACTGAAAATCAAACCGCATCCGATTTTTTTATTTACGATGCAGATGATGTAGAAATTCAACGCTGGTTTAAAACGCATCAAACTCAAGCTAAAAAATTACCGTTTTCATTAACTCAAAAATTTAATGAAGGCGCTTTTTTAGAAAACAACCAAATGGTTGTGGTTATTAACCAAAAACGTTTTACTATGAGTACAGATAATTTATCGGTAAAAGGCAAACACAATTTAAAAAATGCTATGGCAGCTGCAACGGTAGCTAAAATTCTTGACATTCAAGACGAATCGTTACGTTCAAGTTTAGCAAATTTTAACGGCGCTGAACACCGATTAGAAAAAGTACTTAAAATTCAAAACGTACAATATATTAACGATTCTAAAGCAACTAATGTAAATGCCGTTTTTTTTGCTTTAGATAGCATGACAACGCCAACCGTTTGGATTGTTGGTGGGGTAGATAAAGGAAACGATTATTTAGAATTGATGCCTTTAGTACGTGAAAAAGTAAAAGCTATTGTTTGTTTGGGGGTAGATAATAAAAAAATTATTGAAACCTTTAAAGATGTAATAGATACAATTGTTGAAACCGATTCCATGGATGAATGTGTAAAAACTGCACATGCATTGGCAGAGCCCGGAGATACCGTTTTATTATCACCAGCTTGTGCAAGTTTTGATTTGTTCGAATCGTATGAAGATCGTGGAAGAAAATTTAAAAACGCCGTTCAAAATTTATAA
- a CDS encoding FtsW/RodA/SpoVE family cell cycle protein, with product MHVSIGLFFVYLASKVKYQKLTYIIYFLLPCVFILLVVTALGNNVIAGANASRWIKVPFINVTFQPSAMAFVILNMYIAHYLAKKADSKTPFDFKRSLLLLWLPIAAFVAVIIPANLSTGVLLLATNILLIFLGGYPIKYLLNVAGITAVLVILLVALATIFPDKLPSRFSTWKARIERFTADDEKQVDNYQTENANIAIATGKVFGLGPGKSVQRNFLPQSSSDFIFAIIVEEYGLFGAFLLIFVYLSLFFRFIINSIKVTDSFGRLLIYGLGFPIIIQAFVNMGVAVQLFPTTGQPLPLISSGGTSIWITCASIGVILSVTAQLSPKKEVEKTIKKPEKNEAEFNPTDEQVAEAFSVVEKNA from the coding sequence TTGCACGTAAGTATTGGGTTGTTTTTTGTTTACTTGGCTAGTAAAGTAAAGTACCAAAAGCTAACTTATATTATCTATTTTTTGTTGCCTTGTGTTTTTATATTACTGGTTGTTACTGCTCTTGGAAATAATGTAATTGCCGGTGCAAATGCCAGCCGTTGGATTAAGGTACCGTTTATAAACGTAACCTTTCAGCCTTCTGCAATGGCCTTTGTTATTCTAAATATGTATATCGCGCATTATTTAGCCAAAAAGGCAGATAGTAAAACGCCGTTCGATTTTAAACGTTCTTTGTTGTTATTGTGGTTACCTATTGCAGCTTTTGTTGCAGTAATTATTCCTGCAAATTTATCTACAGGAGTTTTGTTGTTAGCAACCAATATTTTGTTGATTTTTTTAGGAGGATATCCGATTAAATATTTGCTTAATGTTGCCGGAATTACAGCTGTTTTAGTGATTTTATTAGTGGCATTAGCAACTATTTTTCCAGACAAATTGCCCTCTCGTTTTTCTACATGGAAAGCGCGTATAGAACGCTTTACGGCAGATGATGAGAAGCAAGTAGATAATTATCAAACTGAAAATGCAAACATTGCTATTGCAACCGGTAAAGTTTTTGGTTTAGGACCGGGTAAAAGCGTTCAACGAAACTTTTTACCGCAATCTTCATCCGATTTTATTTTTGCAATTATTGTTGAAGAATATGGCTTATTTGGCGCATTTCTATTAATTTTTGTTTATCTCAGCTTGTTTTTCAGGTTTATAATCAATTCCATAAAAGTAACCGATTCCTTTGGTAGGTTATTAATTTACGGATTAGGTTTTCCAATCATCATTCAAGCTTTTGTAAATATGGGGGTAGCCGTGCAATTGTTTCCTACAACGGGGCAACCATTACCTTTAATTAGTAGCGGTGGTACGTCAATCTGGATTACTTGTGCTTCAATCGGTGTTATATTAAGTGTAACTGCTCAATTAAGCCCTAAGAAAGAAGTTGAAAAAACAATTAAGAAACCAGAGAAAAATGAAGCAGAATTTAATCCAACCGACGAACAAGTTGCAGAAGCTTTTAGCGTGGTAGAAAAAAATGCGTAA
- a CDS encoding FtsL-like putative cell division protein: protein MNKEVIYDFLKAKQLSGKDAFARWKFILFLLLLGIIMIANSHWYESKAIQIIQLTEQVKELRSEFVDKRSELMEMKMESSISRKMERKGIYPSEVAPVKIKVKDNTSNFFERLWE, encoded by the coding sequence ATGAATAAAGAAGTTATATATGATTTTCTAAAAGCGAAGCAGCTTTCTGGTAAAGATGCATTTGCCCGCTGGAAGTTTATATTATTTCTTTTGCTGTTAGGTATTATAATGATTGCCAATTCGCATTGGTACGAAAGCAAAGCCATTCAAATCATTCAACTAACAGAACAAGTTAAGGAACTACGATCAGAATTTGTAGACAAACGTTCTGAATTGATGGAAATGAAAATGGAATCCAGCATTTCTAGAAAAATGGAACGCAAAGGTATTTATCCATCTGAGGTAGCTCCGGTTAAAATTAAAGTAAAAGATAATACTAGTAATTTTTTTGAAAGGTTATGGGAGTAA